A region of Micromonospora chokoriensis DNA encodes the following proteins:
- a CDS encoding ATP-binding protein, with amino-acid sequence MFRRIAIINRGEAAMRLIHAVRDLAAESGDHVETVALYTDEDRTATFVRAADVTYPLGAAATRPYLNHELLERALVETGADAAWVGWGFVAEDPAFAELCERIGVTFVGPNADAMRKLGDKIGSKLIAEEVGVPVAPWSRGEVATLPDALRAGEQIGYPLMLKATAGGGGRGIRRVDSAEDLTDAYERTSQEALRAFGSGVVFLERLVTGARHVEVQMIADGQGGAWALGVRDCSVQRRNQKIIEESASPVLAADQVAEVKAAAVRLALAVGYRGAGTVEFLYHPAQKLFAFLEVNTRLQVEHPITEVTTGTDLVKLQLHVAGGGRLDGAPPVESGHAVEARLNAEDPDRDFAPSPGRIVRLALPAGPGIRVDTGVSEGDSIPAAFDSMIAKIIAYGRDRDEALGRLRRAMAETTVIIEGGATNKSFVLDLLDQSEVIDGSADTGWIDRVRAEGRLVTHRHSALALAAAAIEAYQDEEEVSRQRLLTTAHGGRPQAQHETGRPLDLKLRGVGYRVAVSRVSRERFRVNLSAGGDVHRLDVQMQRFDEHRGQMLVNGERFRLVTATHGPVHTVEVDGVTHRVSRDEGGVVRSPAPALVVATPLAAGDEVEAGAPILVLESMKMENVLRAPFRARVRECPVSVGSQVETGTPLMRLEPLADATAEETPGAADTVEIDLPPAPAGPSAQQSLDDLRALLLGYDVDPGEITLHPAAGTASPTASLDLLTIFANLAELARNKPRRAADAQPGSAVHTPREFLHSYLQSLDVERAGVSPTFVARLERVLAHYGVTSLDRTPELEDAVFRIFLAQQRMAAAVPLVSEVLRHLLAGPAPAGDRREPAGIVLERLVEATQVRFPAVADLARGLVFRWYAQPLLRRTRAEDYAEVRADLRHLDRHPAAPDRAERVQRMVACRQPLVRIIGQRIRRGGDTAHGPLLEVLTRRYYGNRGLRVVTARGGFVTARHGTTHIVAGATDIPGLPETLTALAELAADAPTGLVADLYVALGDQPDDDDAIAARLGTLLADHPLPPTVERVTATVASSTGAVMHHYFTFRPGESGLTEDRLIRGLHPQIAQRLQLERLREFDLTRLSSADEEIYLFKAVARSNPADERLIAMGQIRDLTPLRETDGRLVALPALEEATTLALDAIRDIQARRPQDKRFDTNRILMYVWPPTNLSRDELNALVQRILPTTVGAGLEEVQFIARQPRAAGDVAVTITVDSGSGARLHVGTPSTEAVRPLDDYRQKVLRAARRGTTYPYELTGLLGRFTEYDLDPSGTLVPVDRPKGRNSAAIVAGVVTTPTERYPEGITRVVLLGDPTKSLGALSEPECARVIAALDLAEHLRVPLEWFALSAGARISMTSGTENMDWVAAALKRIVEFTQAGGEINIVVAGINVGAQPYWNAEATMLMHTKGILVMTPDSAMVLTGKHSLDFSGGVSAEDNFGIGGYDRVMGPNGQAQYWAPDLSAARDVLMAHYDHTYVVPGETGPRRADTDDPVDRDVSDYPHTVDGSDFTTVGQIFSATHNPDRKKAFDIRTVMRALSDQDHPVLERWAGMADADTSVVQDAHVGGYPVCLVGIESRPVPRRGFPPTDGPDTYTAGTLFPRSSKKTARAINAASGNRPLVVLANLSGFDGSPESMRHLQLEYGAEIGRAIVNFAGPIVFTVISRYHGGAFVVFSKALNPSMTVLALEGSFASVLGGAPAAAVVFSGEVTARTARDPRVADLHAQVGGTTGAERAAVNARLAEVRSAVRAEKLGEVAAEFDRVHSIQRAVEVGSVDAIVSTADLRPRVIEAIEHGLKS; translated from the coding sequence GTGTTCAGGCGTATCGCGATCATCAATCGGGGCGAGGCCGCCATGCGGCTGATCCATGCCGTACGGGACCTGGCCGCGGAGTCGGGCGACCACGTCGAGACGGTCGCCCTCTACACCGACGAGGACCGGACCGCGACCTTCGTCCGAGCAGCCGACGTGACGTATCCGTTGGGCGCCGCGGCCACCCGCCCCTACCTCAACCACGAGCTGCTGGAACGCGCCCTGGTCGAGACCGGCGCCGACGCGGCCTGGGTCGGTTGGGGATTCGTCGCCGAGGATCCGGCGTTCGCCGAGCTGTGCGAGCGGATCGGCGTGACGTTCGTGGGGCCCAACGCGGACGCGATGCGCAAGCTCGGCGACAAGATCGGCTCGAAGCTGATCGCCGAGGAGGTCGGCGTGCCGGTCGCCCCGTGGAGTCGCGGCGAGGTCGCCACCCTGCCGGACGCCCTCCGCGCGGGCGAACAGATCGGCTACCCCCTCATGCTCAAGGCGACCGCCGGTGGTGGTGGGCGTGGCATCCGGCGGGTCGACTCGGCGGAGGACCTCACCGACGCCTACGAGCGGACCAGCCAGGAGGCGCTGCGGGCCTTCGGCTCGGGCGTCGTCTTCCTGGAACGCCTCGTCACCGGCGCCCGGCACGTCGAGGTGCAGATGATCGCCGACGGGCAGGGCGGCGCCTGGGCCCTCGGCGTCCGGGACTGCTCGGTGCAGCGTCGCAACCAGAAGATCATCGAGGAGTCCGCGTCGCCGGTGCTGGCGGCGGACCAGGTCGCCGAGGTGAAGGCCGCTGCGGTGCGGCTCGCGCTGGCGGTCGGCTACCGGGGCGCCGGCACCGTCGAGTTCCTGTACCACCCGGCCCAGAAGCTCTTCGCGTTCCTGGAGGTCAACACGCGCCTGCAGGTCGAGCACCCGATCACCGAGGTCACCACCGGCACCGACCTGGTCAAACTCCAACTGCACGTGGCCGGCGGTGGCCGCCTCGACGGCGCGCCGCCGGTCGAGTCGGGTCACGCGGTCGAGGCCCGCCTGAACGCCGAGGACCCGGACCGCGACTTCGCGCCCTCCCCCGGCCGGATCGTCCGGCTCGCGCTGCCGGCCGGCCCGGGCATCCGGGTGGACACGGGTGTGAGCGAGGGCGACAGCATCCCGGCGGCCTTCGACTCGATGATCGCCAAGATCATCGCGTACGGCCGGGACCGCGACGAGGCCCTCGGCCGCCTGCGCCGGGCCATGGCCGAGACGACGGTCATCATCGAGGGCGGCGCCACCAACAAGAGCTTCGTCCTGGACCTGCTCGACCAGTCCGAGGTGATCGACGGCTCCGCCGACACCGGCTGGATCGACCGGGTCCGCGCCGAGGGCCGCCTGGTCACCCACCGCCACTCCGCGCTCGCCCTCGCCGCGGCCGCCATCGAGGCCTACCAGGACGAGGAGGAGGTCAGCCGGCAACGGCTGCTCACCACCGCGCACGGGGGCCGACCGCAGGCGCAGCACGAGACCGGGCGTCCGCTCGACCTGAAGCTGCGCGGCGTCGGCTACCGGGTGGCGGTGTCGCGGGTGAGCCGCGAGCGGTTCCGCGTCAACCTGTCGGCGGGTGGCGACGTCCACCGCCTGGACGTCCAGATGCAGCGGTTCGACGAGCACCGGGGACAGATGCTGGTCAACGGGGAGCGTTTCCGCTTGGTGACCGCCACCCACGGGCCGGTCCACACCGTCGAGGTCGACGGCGTCACCCACCGGGTCAGCAGGGACGAGGGCGGCGTGGTCCGCTCCCCCGCACCCGCCCTCGTCGTCGCCACTCCCCTCGCCGCCGGTGACGAGGTCGAGGCGGGCGCACCCATCCTCGTGCTGGAGAGCATGAAGATGGAGAACGTGCTCCGCGCCCCCTTCCGGGCCCGGGTCCGCGAATGCCCGGTCTCGGTCGGCAGCCAGGTCGAGACCGGCACCCCCCTGATGCGCCTCGAACCGCTGGCCGACGCCACCGCCGAGGAGACGCCGGGCGCGGCCGACACCGTCGAGATCGACCTGCCGCCGGCCCCGGCCGGGCCGTCGGCGCAGCAGTCCCTGGACGATCTGCGCGCGCTCCTGCTCGGCTACGACGTCGATCCGGGTGAGATCACGCTCCACCCGGCGGCGGGCACCGCGTCGCCGACCGCCTCGCTCGACCTCCTGACGATCTTCGCGAACCTGGCGGAGCTGGCCCGGAACAAGCCGCGTCGGGCCGCCGACGCCCAGCCGGGCAGCGCCGTGCACACCCCGCGGGAGTTCCTCCACAGCTACCTGCAGAGCCTCGACGTCGAACGGGCCGGCGTCTCCCCCACCTTCGTGGCACGCCTCGAACGGGTCCTCGCCCACTACGGCGTGACCAGCCTCGACCGGACACCGGAGCTGGAGGACGCCGTCTTCCGGATCTTCCTGGCCCAACAGCGCATGGCCGCCGCGGTGCCGCTCGTCTCCGAGGTGCTGCGCCACCTGCTCGCGGGACCGGCGCCCGCCGGTGACCGGCGCGAACCCGCCGGGATCGTCCTCGAACGACTGGTCGAGGCCACCCAGGTCCGCTTCCCCGCAGTCGCCGACCTGGCCCGTGGCCTGGTGTTCCGCTGGTACGCCCAGCCCCTGCTGCGCCGCACCCGCGCCGAGGACTACGCCGAGGTCCGCGCCGACCTGCGACACCTCGACCGGCACCCGGCCGCACCGGACCGCGCCGAGCGCGTGCAACGGATGGTCGCCTGCCGGCAGCCCCTCGTACGGATCATCGGCCAGCGCATCCGACGCGGCGGCGACACCGCGCACGGCCCCCTGCTGGAGGTGCTGACCCGGCGCTATTACGGCAACCGGGGGCTGCGGGTCGTCACCGCGCGAGGCGGTTTCGTCACCGCCCGGCACGGCACGACGCACATCGTGGCGGGCGCCACCGACATCCCCGGTCTCCCCGAAACGCTCACCGCGCTCGCCGAGCTGGCCGCCGACGCCCCGACCGGGCTGGTCGCGGACCTCTACGTCGCGCTGGGCGACCAACCCGACGACGACGACGCGATCGCCGCACGGCTCGGGACGCTCCTCGCGGACCACCCGCTGCCCCCGACCGTCGAGCGGGTGACCGCCACCGTGGCCAGCTCCACCGGCGCGGTCATGCACCACTACTTCACGTTCCGGCCCGGCGAGAGCGGCCTCACCGAGGACCGGCTGATCCGCGGCCTGCACCCGCAGATCGCCCAACGCCTGCAACTGGAACGGCTCCGCGAATTCGACCTGACCCGGCTGTCCTCGGCCGACGAGGAGATCTACCTCTTCAAGGCCGTGGCACGCAGCAACCCGGCCGACGAACGGCTGATCGCCATGGGCCAGATCCGCGACCTGACCCCGCTGCGGGAGACCGACGGGCGGCTGGTCGCGCTGCCCGCCCTGGAGGAGGCCACCACCCTGGCCCTGGACGCGATCCGCGACATCCAGGCGCGGCGACCGCAGGACAAGCGCTTCGACACCAACCGGATCCTGATGTACGTCTGGCCGCCCACCAACCTGTCGCGTGACGAGCTGAACGCGCTGGTCCAGCGGATCCTGCCGACCACGGTCGGGGCCGGGCTGGAGGAGGTGCAGTTCATCGCCCGCCAGCCACGTGCGGCCGGGGACGTGGCGGTGACCATCACAGTGGATTCCGGCAGCGGCGCACGGCTGCACGTCGGCACGCCGTCCACCGAAGCGGTACGCCCGTTGGACGACTACCGGCAGAAGGTGCTGCGTGCCGCCCGCCGGGGCACCACCTACCCGTACGAGCTGACCGGGCTGCTCGGCCGATTCACCGAGTACGACCTCGACCCGTCCGGGACGCTGGTGCCGGTCGACCGGCCGAAGGGGAGGAACTCGGCGGCCATCGTCGCCGGCGTGGTGACCACCCCGACCGAGCGGTACCCGGAGGGGATCACCCGGGTGGTGCTGCTCGGCGACCCGACGAAGTCGCTGGGCGCGCTCTCCGAACCCGAGTGCGCCCGCGTCATCGCCGCCCTCGACCTCGCCGAGCACCTGCGGGTGCCCCTCGAATGGTTCGCGCTGTCGGCCGGAGCCCGCATCTCGATGACCTCGGGCACCGAGAACATGGACTGGGTGGCCGCCGCGCTCAAGCGGATCGTCGAGTTCACCCAGGCCGGCGGTGAGATCAACATCGTGGTGGCCGGCATCAACGTGGGCGCGCAGCCGTACTGGAACGCCGAGGCGACGATGCTCATGCACACCAAGGGCATCCTGGTCATGACCCCGGACTCCGCGATGGTGCTCACCGGCAAGCACTCGTTGGACTTCTCCGGTGGCGTGTCCGCCGAGGACAACTTCGGCATCGGCGGCTACGACCGGGTGATGGGGCCCAACGGGCAGGCCCAGTACTGGGCGCCCGACCTTTCGGCGGCCCGGGACGTGCTGATGGCCCACTACGACCACACCTACGTCGTACCCGGGGAGACCGGGCCCCGGCGGGCGGACACCGACGACCCGGTGGACCGGGACGTCTCGGACTACCCGCACACCGTCGACGGCAGCGACTTCACCACCGTCGGGCAGATCTTCTCGGCGACCCACAACCCGGACCGCAAGAAGGCCTTCGACATCCGTACGGTCATGCGCGCCCTGTCCGACCAGGACCACCCCGTCCTCGAACGCTGGGCCGGGATGGCCGACGCCGACACGTCGGTGGTCCAGGACGCGCACGTCGGCGGCTACCCCGTCTGCCTCGTCGGCATCGAGTCGCGGCCCGTACCCCGGCGCGGGTTCCCGCCCACCGACGGGCCGGACACCTACACGGCGGGCACCCTGTTCCCCCGCTCGTCGAAGAAGACGGCACGGGCCATCAACGCGGCGTCCGGCAACCGCCCGCTCGTCGTCCTGGCCAACCTGTCCGGTTTCGACGGCTCCCCCGAGTCGATGCGCCACCTGCAACTGGAGTACGGCGCCGAGATCGGCCGGGCGATCGTCAACTTCGCGGGCCCGATCGTCTTCACGGTGATCTCCCGTTACCACGGCGGGGCGTTCGTGGTCTTCTCCAAGGCCCTCAACCCGTCCATGACGGTGCTCGCGCTGGAAGGATCGTTCGCCTCGGTGCTCGGCGGCGCCCCGGCGGCGGCTGTCGTCTTCTCCGGTGAGGTCACCGCCCGTACCGCCAGGGACCCGCGCGTCGCGGACCTGCACGCGCAGGTGGGCGGGACGACCGGCGCGGAGCGCGCGGCAGTGAACGCCCGGCTCGCCGAGGTGCGCTCGGCGGTCCGCGCGGAGAAGCTGGGCGAGGTGGCCGCGGAGTTCGACCGGGTGCACAGCATCCAGCGGGCCGTCGAGGTCGGCTCGGTCGACGCCATCGTCAGCACGGCCGACCTGCGGCCGCGCGTCATCGAGGCGATCGAGCACGGCCTGAAGAGCTGA
- a CDS encoding 4'-phosphopantetheinyl transferase family protein, whose amino-acid sequence MIESILPGAVTAVDTFVDPPGADLFPEEEAVVRKAVDKRRREFTTARWCARQAMRRIGIAPAPVLPGTRGEPQWPFGMVGSITHCAGYRAAVLAEQEKVTTVGIDAEPNDALANGVLEAVSLAEERDRIAVLLRDHPGVAWDRLLFSAKESVYKAWFPLTARWLDFEDANIVIDPLNGTFTAALLVTGPWVHGRRLSGFSGRWLAQQGLVVTAITVLAPVAPKTRPNGRLAAHR is encoded by the coding sequence ATGATCGAGTCCATTCTTCCCGGCGCCGTGACGGCCGTCGACACCTTCGTGGACCCGCCCGGCGCCGACCTCTTCCCCGAAGAGGAGGCCGTCGTCCGCAAGGCGGTGGACAAGCGCCGCCGCGAGTTCACCACGGCCCGCTGGTGCGCCCGCCAGGCGATGCGGCGGATCGGGATCGCTCCCGCGCCGGTCCTGCCCGGCACCCGGGGTGAGCCCCAGTGGCCGTTCGGGATGGTCGGCAGCATCACCCACTGCGCCGGCTACCGGGCCGCGGTCCTCGCCGAACAGGAGAAGGTCACCACCGTCGGCATCGACGCCGAACCCAACGACGCCCTCGCCAACGGCGTGCTCGAAGCCGTCTCCCTGGCCGAGGAGCGGGACCGCATCGCCGTCCTGCTGCGGGACCACCCCGGTGTCGCCTGGGACCGGCTGCTGTTCAGCGCCAAGGAGTCGGTCTACAAGGCCTGGTTCCCGTTGACCGCGCGGTGGCTCGACTTCGAGGACGCGAACATCGTCATCGACCCGCTGAACGGCACGTTCACCGCCGCACTGCTGGTGACCGGGCCGTGGGTGCACGGTCGACGGCTCAGCGGCTTCAGCGGCCGCTGGCTGGCCCAACAGGGTCTCGTCGTCACCGCCATCACCGTGCTCGCCCCGGTGGCCCCGAAGACCCGTCCCAACGGCCGCCTGGCCGCGCACCGCTGA
- the scpA gene encoding methylmalonyl-CoA mutase has translation MWQTPEGIGVKRFYTADDLAGVGFLDSLPGIAPFVRGPYPTMYTTRPWTVRQYAGFSTAQESNAFYRRNLAGGQKGLSVAFDLATHRGYDSDHPRVAGDVGMAGVAIDSILDMRELFAGIPLDRISVSMTMNGAVLPILALYIVAAEEQGVTPEQLAGTIQNDILKEFMVRNTYIYPPEPSMRIVADIFAYISQRMPRFNSISISGYHMHEAGATADLELAYTLADGAEYVRAGQTAGLDVDAFAPRLSFFWAVGMHFFMEVAKLRAGRLLWARLLRDAGATDPKSLSLRTHCQTSGWSLTAQDPYNNVVRTCVEAMAATQGHTQSLHTNALDEALALPTDFSARIARNTQLLLQQESGTTQVIDPWGGSVYLERLTHDLAERAWGHIREVERAGGMARAIEQGLPKLRIEEAAARTQARIDSGRQPVIGVNRHRPVVEDPIEVRKVDNTAVRAEQVAKLRRLRVDRDQPACDAALAALTRGATDPSANLLDLAVTAARAHATVGEISAALESAYGRHVARIRTTTGVYRDEAGADPGVARARAAAAAFADRRGARPRILVAKMGQDGHDRGQKVVATAFADLGFDVAVGPLFQTPDEVARQAVDADVHVVGVNSLAAGHLTLVPALRAALTALGRADIMIVVGGVVPPGDVAALRQAGAAAVFPPGTVLAEAALDLLERLLR, from the coding sequence GTGTGGCAGACCCCGGAGGGGATCGGCGTCAAGCGGTTCTACACGGCGGACGATCTGGCGGGAGTGGGCTTCCTCGACTCGTTGCCGGGCATCGCCCCGTTCGTCCGTGGCCCCTACCCGACCATGTACACCACCCGGCCGTGGACGGTCCGCCAGTACGCCGGCTTCTCCACGGCGCAGGAGTCCAACGCGTTCTACCGGCGCAACCTGGCCGGCGGGCAGAAGGGCCTGTCGGTCGCGTTCGACCTGGCCACCCACCGTGGTTACGACTCCGACCACCCCCGGGTGGCCGGTGACGTGGGCATGGCCGGGGTGGCGATCGACTCGATCCTCGACATGCGGGAGCTGTTCGCCGGCATCCCGCTGGACCGGATCAGCGTGTCGATGACCATGAACGGCGCGGTGCTGCCGATCCTGGCCCTCTACATCGTCGCCGCCGAGGAGCAGGGGGTCACGCCCGAGCAGTTGGCGGGGACCATCCAGAACGACATCCTCAAGGAGTTCATGGTCCGCAACACCTACATCTATCCGCCGGAGCCGTCGATGCGGATCGTGGCGGACATCTTCGCCTACATCTCGCAGCGGATGCCCCGGTTCAACTCGATCTCGATCTCCGGCTACCACATGCACGAGGCCGGGGCGACAGCCGACCTGGAGCTGGCGTACACCCTCGCCGACGGCGCCGAGTACGTGCGCGCCGGTCAGACCGCCGGGCTGGACGTCGACGCGTTCGCTCCCCGGCTGTCGTTCTTCTGGGCGGTCGGTATGCACTTCTTCATGGAGGTGGCGAAGCTGCGGGCCGGCCGTCTGCTGTGGGCGCGGCTGCTGCGTGACGCCGGCGCGACCGACCCGAAGTCGCTGTCGCTGCGTACGCACTGTCAGACGTCCGGTTGGTCGTTGACCGCGCAGGACCCGTACAACAACGTGGTGCGGACCTGTGTCGAGGCGATGGCGGCCACCCAGGGCCACACGCAGTCGCTGCACACGAACGCGTTGGACGAGGCGTTGGCGTTGCCCACCGACTTCTCCGCCCGGATCGCCCGCAACACCCAGCTGCTGCTCCAGCAGGAGTCCGGCACCACCCAGGTGATCGACCCGTGGGGTGGCAGCGTCTACCTGGAGCGGCTCACGCACGACCTGGCCGAACGCGCGTGGGGTCACATCCGGGAGGTCGAACGCGCCGGCGGCATGGCACGGGCCATCGAGCAGGGGCTGCCGAAGCTGCGGATCGAGGAGGCCGCCGCGCGCACCCAGGCGCGGATCGACTCGGGTCGGCAGCCGGTGATCGGCGTCAACCGGCACCGACCGGTGGTCGAGGATCCCATCGAGGTGCGCAAGGTGGACAACACGGCGGTCCGCGCCGAGCAGGTCGCGAAACTGCGCCGGCTGCGGGTCGACCGCGACCAACCGGCCTGCGACGCCGCCCTGGCCGCGCTCACCCGTGGCGCCACCGACCCGTCGGCCAACCTGCTCGACCTGGCCGTCACCGCAGCCCGCGCGCACGCCACCGTCGGGGAGATCTCCGCGGCCCTGGAGTCGGCGTACGGCCGGCACGTCGCCCGTATCCGCACGACCACGGGGGTGTACCGCGACGAGGCGGGCGCCGATCCCGGTGTCGCGCGGGCCCGTGCCGCCGCCGCCGCGTTCGCCGACCGGCGGGGTGCCCGCCCGCGCATCCTGGTGGCCAAGATGGGCCAGGACGGTCACGACCGCGGTCAGAAGGTCGTCGCGACCGCCTTCGCCGACCTGGGTTTCGACGTCGCTGTGGGTCCGCTGTTCCAGACGCCGGACGAGGTCGCCCGGCAGGCCGTCGACGCGGACGTGCACGTCGTCGGCGTCAACTCGCTCGCCGCCGGCCACCTCACCCTGGTGCCCGCGTTGCGTGCGGCCCTGACCGCCCTGGGCCGCGCGGACATCATGATCGTGGTCGGTGGGGTGGTGCCTCCGGGTGACGTCGCCGCGCTTCGTCAGGCTGGCGCCGCGGCCGTCTTCCCGCCCGGGACGGTGCTCGCCGAGGCGGCATTGGACCTGCTGGAACGACTGCTGCGCTGA
- a CDS encoding methylmalonyl-CoA mutase subunit beta, with amino-acid sequence MTDDFPVPAIEDWQRLTLSVLRKSGKADENTRADEAADLLATTTYDGFPLAPLYTSHHTTVPDGVPGQAPFTRGGEVGGRWDVRTVHTDPDPVRSAAAARADLHGGATSLWLRATAPEQLGELLAGIPLDRTGIVLDAGTGTDKAAAALLDVATRQHIDPRVLRGNLGADPFGAYAASGVEPELRVAAELAAQSVTAHPELRALTVDATTYHDAGGSDAEELGCALATGVAYLRAMSDRGIPLTRSLAQLEFRYAATADQFATIAKFRAARRLWHRVTEVAGANRPSAQRQHAVTSAAMMTARDPWSNLLRTTIACFGAGVGGAGAITVQPFDLALGRPDETAQRIARNTQIILLDEVHLDRVTDPAGGSWYVESRTEDLARAAWDWFTTIERAGGIGAALRSGLVADRLAATWERRATRLARRQDAITGVSEFPDLDEQVPARHAGSPAPVGGLPRHRYAYRFEELRRRADDAPTTPVVHLVAIGRTSEHNARVTFTANLFAAGGIRTVTTAPGDAVPPGAVVCLCSSDRVYAEQAAPVAAALRQAGAAKVWLAGRPGGHCGVDDYLYAGCDAVRVLETTLDDLGVPR; translated from the coding sequence ATGACAGACGACTTCCCGGTTCCCGCCATCGAGGACTGGCAGCGGCTCACGCTGAGCGTGCTGCGCAAGTCCGGGAAGGCGGACGAGAACACCCGGGCGGACGAGGCCGCGGACCTGCTCGCCACCACCACGTACGACGGGTTTCCGCTGGCCCCGCTCTACACCTCGCACCACACCACGGTGCCGGACGGCGTACCCGGGCAGGCGCCGTTCACCCGGGGCGGTGAGGTCGGCGGCCGGTGGGACGTGCGGACCGTGCACACCGACCCCGACCCGGTACGCAGCGCGGCGGCAGCCCGTGCCGACCTGCACGGCGGGGCGACCTCGCTGTGGCTGCGGGCGACGGCACCCGAGCAGCTCGGCGAGCTGCTCGCCGGGATCCCACTGGACCGCACCGGCATCGTGCTCGACGCCGGCACGGGGACCGACAAGGCCGCCGCCGCCCTGCTGGACGTGGCCACCCGGCAGCACATCGACCCCCGCGTGTTGCGCGGCAACCTCGGCGCCGACCCGTTCGGCGCGTACGCGGCCAGCGGCGTCGAACCGGAACTCCGGGTGGCCGCGGAGCTCGCGGCCCAGTCGGTGACGGCGCACCCGGAGCTGCGGGCGCTGACCGTCGACGCGACCACCTACCACGACGCGGGCGGCAGTGACGCCGAGGAGTTGGGGTGCGCGCTGGCCACCGGCGTCGCGTACCTGCGGGCGATGAGCGATCGGGGGATCCCGCTGACGAGGTCGCTCGCCCAGCTCGAATTCCGGTACGCGGCGACCGCCGACCAGTTCGCCACGATCGCGAAGTTCCGCGCGGCCCGCCGACTCTGGCACCGGGTCACCGAGGTGGCCGGCGCGAACCGGCCGTCGGCGCAACGGCAGCACGCGGTCACCTCGGCCGCGATGATGACCGCCCGGGATCCGTGGAGCAACCTGCTGCGGACCACGATCGCCTGCTTCGGCGCGGGCGTCGGTGGCGCCGGGGCGATCACCGTCCAGCCGTTCGACCTGGCCCTGGGCCGACCCGACGAGACGGCCCAGCGGATCGCCCGCAACACCCAGATCATCCTGCTCGACGAGGTGCACCTGGATCGGGTCACCGACCCGGCCGGCGGATCCTGGTACGTCGAGTCACGCACCGAGGACCTGGCCCGCGCGGCCTGGGACTGGTTCACCACCATCGAACGGGCCGGCGGCATCGGGGCGGCGCTGCGCAGCGGTCTGGTGGCCGACCGGCTGGCCGCCACCTGGGAGCGCCGGGCCACGAGGCTGGCCCGCCGGCAGGACGCGATCACCGGGGTCAGCGAGTTCCCCGATCTGGACGAACAGGTCCCCGCCCGCCATGCCGGCTCGCCCGCGCCGGTCGGCGGCCTGCCCCGCCACCGGTACGCGTACCGCTTCGAGGAGCTGCGTCGCCGGGCCGACGACGCGCCGACGACGCCGGTGGTGCACCTGGTCGCGATCGGACGGACGTCCGAGCACAACGCCCGGGTCACCTTCACCGCGAACCTGTTCGCCGCCGGCGGCATCCGCACCGTGACGACCGCCCCCGGCGACGCGGTCCCGCCCGGTGCCGTGGTCTGCCTCTGCTCGTCCGACCGGGTGTACGCCGAGCAGGCCGCGCCGGTCGCGGCCGCGCTCCGACAGGCCGGCGCGGCGAAGGTATGGCTGGCCGGGCGACCCGGCGGGCATTGCGGCGTCGACGACTACCTGTACGCCGGCTGCGACGCGGTGCGCGTGCTGGAGACCACCCTCGACGACCTCGGAGTGCCCCGATGA
- a CDS encoding DUF5988 family protein: MPQQYLTLDRPAAAPTSEPVLVFLQGGPDDIPRTMVASVEQLVYGKIKVPYLAGYEHFERRVGDGAPLLFTWTGRTKIAE, translated from the coding sequence ATGCCTCAGCAGTACCTGACGCTCGATCGACCCGCCGCGGCACCGACGTCCGAGCCCGTGTTGGTGTTCCTCCAGGGTGGACCCGACGACATCCCGCGCACGATGGTGGCCAGCGTCGAGCAGCTGGTCTACGGGAAGATCAAGGTGCCCTACCTGGCCGGCTACGAGCACTTCGAGCGCCGCGTCGGTGACGGCGCCCCACTGCTGTTCACCTGGACCGGCCGGACCAAGATCGCCGAGTGA